From Campylobacter upsaliensis, the proteins below share one genomic window:
- a CDS encoding YqaA family protein, whose amino-acid sequence MFDFFYSNLSYIGLFIVSFLSSTLLPLASEAFVVAFVKFDFDPTLVLLTATLANTLGSLSTYALAYFGKEKILQKYFASSLKKLENYTLNFYKLGWLFAFLSFLPLVGDLFALGLGFAKYPLIKTAFFIALGKLSRYFFLISLSS is encoded by the coding sequence ATGTTTGATTTTTTTTATAGTAATCTAAGCTATATTGGGCTTTTTATAGTATCTTTTCTCTCTTCCACACTTTTACCCTTAGCAAGCGAAGCCTTTGTGGTGGCTTTTGTTAAATTTGATTTTGACCCCACTTTAGTGCTTTTAACAGCGACTTTAGCTAATACACTAGGAAGTCTTAGCACTTACGCCTTAGCCTATTTTGGTAAAGAAAAAATCCTACAAAAATACTTTGCCTCATCTTTAAAAAAACTAGAAAACTACACCCTAAATTTTTATAAATTAGGATGGCTTTTTGCTTTTTTAAGTTTTTTACCCTTAGTAGGAGATCTTTTTGCTTTAGGACTTGGCTTTGCTAAATATCCTCTTATAAAAACAGCCTTTTTTATCGCTTTGGGTAAATTGAGTCGTTATTTTTTCTTAATTTCCCTTAGCTCTTAA
- a CDS encoding motility associated factor glycosyltransferase family protein — MGGGGGEFRRFSIDENLNIFDKQNQVLMYEDMGAELDFVENAILSQTKRYPFIFIYGIGNALLLKRLCKAHYQHIFVLEGNLELLILALSKVDLGGELNLGGIHLLDSEDPFAEFELSFYFNNPLILELHSLYGLFIQNSYYEKFFHQQMLNADLLCRKVINNVLNSKAVSTPEAIFKTYKNFLFNAKTMLYNPPFQRLLSQRKKSFKNAIVVSAGPSLSANLALLKKYEENFVIFCVDGAYSVLCENNITPDYVINNDYDSLALKFFEADIKERTMFLCSSCSAFEVVERLKRCHLCVIFDLEESEKLNFLDDFGYVKSELFISYFAYCIAMKLGFENVIMLGQDLALSKEGNSHTDGFSLGVRVEADIYEEYFEVEGFGGKVLTHPVWNIYRIHLEGFIANHAHLATFYNVSQTGARIHNAVELSFKECCEKFATDLKPHFEPPETLAFNEIQKLFDKFIFFVKENIKACEEVDMEALALQNALISILNSNKDLPLEFLQKVDLNIRKFNAIVANNSSMQDWKLWHCIIKRGDLIAEVYKKNIIDEKEFLLHIMVAFVKWLEFFRENLKIKKDLLEEFLSRKV, encoded by the coding sequence ATGGGGGGGGGGGGGGGTGAGTTTAGGCGTTTTAGCATAGATGAGAATTTAAATATTTTTGATAAACAAAATCAAGTTTTGATGTATGAGGATATGGGTGCCGAGCTTGACTTTGTGGAAAACGCTATATTATCACAGACAAAGCGTTATCCTTTTATTTTCATCTATGGTATAGGAAATGCTCTGCTTTTAAAAAGGCTTTGTAAGGCACATTACCAGCATATTTTCGTGCTTGAAGGGAATTTGGAATTATTAATTTTAGCTTTGAGTAAGGTAGATTTGGGCGGGGAGCTAAATTTGGGCGGGATACATTTGCTAGATAGCGAAGATCCTTTTGCGGAATTTGAGCTTTCTTTTTATTTTAACAATCCCTTAATTTTAGAGCTTCACTCTCTTTACGGACTTTTTATACAAAATAGCTATTATGAGAAATTTTTTCATCAGCAAATGTTAAATGCCGATTTGCTTTGCCGTAAAGTAATTAATAATGTCTTAAATTCTAAGGCTGTAAGCACACCTGAGGCTATTTTTAAAACCTATAAAAATTTTCTTTTCAATGCTAAAACTATGCTTTATAATCCTCCTTTTCAAAGACTACTTTCACAAAGAAAAAAGAGTTTTAAAAACGCCATTGTCGTTTCTGCTGGACCATCACTTAGTGCAAATTTAGCTCTACTTAAAAAATATGAGGAAAATTTTGTCATTTTTTGTGTCGATGGGGCTTATTCTGTGCTTTGTGAAAATAATATTACGCCCGATTATGTGATAAATAATGATTATGACAGCCTTGCTTTGAAATTTTTTGAAGCAGACATTAAAGAAAGGACCATGTTTTTATGCTCTTCTTGTTCTGCTTTTGAGGTAGTAGAACGGCTTAAAAGATGTCATTTATGTGTAATTTTTGACCTTGAAGAATCCGAGAAATTGAATTTTTTAGATGATTTTGGCTATGTAAAATCTGAACTTTTTATTTCTTATTTTGCATATTGTATCGCTATGAAGCTTGGCTTTGAAAATGTCATTATGCTAGGGCAGGATTTAGCCCTTTCAAAAGAAGGAAATTCCCACACCGATGGCTTTAGTCTTGGGGTGCGAGTTGAAGCGGATATTTATGAAGAGTATTTTGAGGTAGAAGGTTTTGGTGGTAAGGTGCTAACCCATCCTGTGTGGAATATTTACCGCATTCATTTAGAAGGCTTTATCGCTAATCACGCTCATTTGGCTACCTTTTATAATGTTTCTCAAACAGGTGCTAGGATACATAATGCTGTGGAGTTAAGCTTTAAAGAATGTTGTGAAAAATTTGCCACAGATTTAAAACCTCATTTTGAGCCACCTGAAACCTTAGCTTTTAATGAAATTCAAAAACTTTTTGACAAATTTATCTTTTTTGTTAAAGAAAATATTAAGGCTTGCGAAGAAGTCGATATGGAGGCTTTAGCTCTACAAAACGCTCTTATTAGCATTTTAAACTCAAATAAAGATTTGCCTTTAGAATTTTTACAAAAAGTGGATTTAAATATAAGAAAATTTAATGCCATTGTTGCCAATAATTCATCAATGCAAGATTGGAAATTGTGGCACTGTATCATTAAAAGAGGCGATTTAATCGCTGAGGTTTATAAGAAAAATATTATTGATGAAAAAGAATTTTTACTTCATATTATGGTTGCTTTTGTAAAATGGTTAGAGTTTTTTAGGGAAAATTTAAAGATTAAAAAAGACTTATTGGAAGAATTTTTAAGTCGAAAAGTGTAA